A region from the Mesorhizobium sp. J8 genome encodes:
- a CDS encoding Crp/Fnr family transcriptional regulator produces the protein MATNGADDGNLPRLARIDPRQFDLLFSGCKLERYAAGQHLFVQEDASDRIYGVMSGTVEISIYSPGGQKLVANIELSRSLVGEIGALDGRPRTATAICLTACELVSLSRTQLFDRIEKNPPLARAMIELLCARLRWVSGELGDQAFFGIEARLAKRLVFLSGVMADTAGWIPISQSELGEFLGATRESVNKTLNDWRNRQMIAIKRGGLRITNLAALNQIAESQDDD, from the coding sequence ATGGCTACAAACGGCGCGGACGACGGGAACCTGCCGCGCCTGGCGCGCATCGACCCGCGCCAGTTCGACCTGCTGTTCAGCGGCTGCAAGCTGGAGCGTTATGCCGCCGGCCAGCATTTGTTCGTCCAGGAGGATGCTTCCGATCGCATTTACGGCGTGATGAGCGGTACCGTCGAGATTTCGATCTACTCGCCGGGCGGGCAGAAGCTGGTGGCCAATATCGAGCTGTCGCGCAGCCTGGTCGGCGAGATCGGGGCGCTCGACGGGCGTCCGCGCACCGCGACCGCCATCTGCCTCACTGCCTGCGAGCTGGTTTCGCTGAGCCGGACGCAACTCTTTGATCGGATTGAGAAAAACCCGCCTCTTGCACGCGCTATGATCGAGTTGCTGTGCGCAAGGCTGCGCTGGGTCAGCGGCGAACTGGGCGACCAGGCCTTTTTCGGCATCGAGGCCAGGCTGGCAAAGCGGCTGGTGTTCCTGAGCGGCGTCATGGCCGACACCGCCGGCTGGATTCCGATTTCGCAGTCGGAGCTCGGCGAGTTCCTCGGCGCGACGCGCGAATCCGTCAACAAGACGCTGAACGATTGGCGCAACCGGCAGATGATCGCCATCAAGCGCGGCGGGTTGCGCATCACCAACCTCGCCGCGCTGAATCAGATCGCCGAATCGCAGGACGACGACTGA
- a CDS encoding MBL fold metallo-hydrolase, protein MSRKPATRTRPAKAAAAPAAGVTVRHYCQGIGDCHLLTFRKADGKPFRMLIDCGIHVSIAGGPALIADIVADIRKETGGKIDILVVTHEHWDHVSGFLTAKDLFKDFAVGDVWMAWTENPADAEAAELDKFKGQAIAALQGVGQKLDAMQGLSSYMASVRDGLQSVLGFQFGAAGERVRSARDAAARLSQKPSPTYFEPGAPPVTIDALPNLRVYVLGPPRDKAALRLEEKASEMFPLASGGPFARALMSGLKMNEAADAGYVDELSPFERNVGTPLSAALKGDKGSDPAIDIGAYVRKHYAGPVSAAASMEDRDQSWRRIDADWMGIAADLALQLDRGVNNTSLVLAFEFIDSGRVLLFPGDAQIGSWLSWKDLKWPVGQGTVTSADLLARTVYLKVAHHGSQNATPQKQGFDLLTSTDLSAFIPTNKVDAVKVHWGEMPYDGILTALEAKTKGRVIRADDPWLADENGKPAFAAPSGSIQAVRSAPRDAARGPGGLWVEVDLA, encoded by the coding sequence ATGTCTAGAAAGCCGGCGACGAGAACAAGGCCGGCAAAAGCGGCTGCGGCCCCGGCAGCGGGCGTTACCGTGCGGCACTATTGCCAGGGCATAGGCGATTGCCACCTGCTCACGTTCAGGAAGGCGGATGGAAAGCCTTTCCGCATGCTCATCGATTGCGGCATCCATGTTTCGATTGCGGGCGGCCCGGCGTTGATCGCCGACATCGTCGCCGACATCAGGAAAGAGACCGGCGGCAAGATCGACATCCTCGTCGTCACGCACGAGCATTGGGATCATGTCTCCGGCTTCCTGACCGCGAAGGACCTTTTCAAGGACTTTGCCGTTGGCGACGTCTGGATGGCCTGGACGGAGAATCCGGCGGACGCCGAGGCCGCGGAGCTCGACAAGTTCAAGGGCCAGGCGATCGCCGCGCTGCAGGGCGTGGGCCAGAAGCTTGACGCGATGCAGGGGCTCAGCTCCTACATGGCCAGCGTGCGCGATGGTCTGCAATCAGTGCTCGGCTTCCAGTTCGGCGCGGCCGGCGAGCGAGTGCGCTCGGCCCGCGACGCTGCCGCCAGGCTCTCGCAAAAACCGTCACCGACCTATTTCGAGCCCGGCGCGCCGCCGGTGACGATCGACGCATTGCCCAATCTGCGCGTCTATGTGCTGGGCCCACCGCGCGACAAGGCGGCGCTGCGACTGGAGGAGAAGGCGAGCGAGATGTTCCCGCTGGCCAGCGGCGGCCCGTTCGCGCGGGCGCTGATGAGCGGCCTCAAGATGAACGAGGCGGCGGATGCCGGTTACGTCGACGAACTCAGCCCGTTCGAACGCAATGTCGGCACGCCGCTGTCCGCGGCGCTGAAAGGCGACAAGGGCAGCGACCCGGCCATCGATATCGGCGCCTATGTGCGCAAGCATTATGCCGGGCCGGTTTCGGCCGCCGCATCCATGGAAGACCGCGACCAGTCCTGGCGGCGCATCGACGCCGACTGGATGGGGATCGCCGCCGACCTTGCCCTGCAGCTCGACCGCGGCGTCAACAACACCAGCCTGGTGCTGGCCTTCGAGTTCATCGACTCGGGCCGGGTGCTGCTGTTCCCCGGCGATGCCCAGATCGGCAGCTGGCTGAGCTGGAAGGACCTGAAATGGCCGGTGGGGCAGGGCACGGTCACCTCAGCCGATCTTCTGGCGCGCACCGTCTACCTCAAGGTCGCCCACCACGGCAGCCAGAACGCCACGCCGCAGAAACAGGGTTTCGACCTGCTGACCAGCACCGACCTCTCGGCCTTCATCCCCACCAACAAGGTCGACGCGGTGAAAGTGCACTGGGGCGAGATGCCCTATGACGGCATCCTGACCGCGCTCGAGGCGAAGACCAAGGGCCGCGTCATTCGCGCCGACGATCCGTGGCTGGCCGACGAGAACGGAAAGCCGGCCTTCGCCGCGCCGTCCGGCTCGATCCAGGCCGTGCGCAGCGCGCCGCGCGATGCGGCACGCGGACCGGGCGGGCTATGGGTGGAAGTGGATCTGGCCTGA
- a CDS encoding S8 family serine peptidase: MAASASPVCAFDDQDPQGGQAVVAGRVAWNAAPDFSQFAAARNRVGAKQANITIAHLDTGFDPNHETLPAGLLTAQQRNFVDDGTGPNNATDHAPAGTLTSNRGHGTGTLSLLAGNKLDGTSPHWPGFTDFVGGAPLAKILPVRIADWVVRLTTGTMVQGIDYARQQGAQVLSMSMGGLASQALVDAVNLAYDHGLVMVTAAGNNFTFTPSSIVYPARYNRVLAACGVMGDGRAYAGLALGTMQGNYGPPSKMNTALGAYTPNVPWAEIDCRKVVDMDGNGTSAATPQVAAAAALWLAEHWDVVKNYPQPWMRIEAVRKALFAKALKSTAKMDVAETKEKIGQGVLRALDALDFLPPAAGDLTKLAPATYTWSWLDLLTGGNSLAAPPPATLRQRMMFALELTQMAQRSTAIEQAVADPDGNPDQVSAAARNRFLEAALDQGNPSKPLKAFLESLLGRLGAGAAVPAPITGPAPAIKRKPRPLPPPQRRLRIYALDPSVAKRLDSVSVYQATLSVPWDDEPATDKPLLPGPIGEYLEVVDVDPASDRIYDPVDLNDKVLLAQDGLPPSEGNPKFHQQMVYAVAMTTIGHFERALGRRALWAPHYAEAPGRTGDMTVKAHYVPRLRIYPHALRAENAYYSPEKKALLFGYFPATSNEGDVTTPGTTVFSCLSSDIVAHEMSHALLDGLHRRFQEASNPDVPAFHEAFADIVALFQHFTLKELVGFEIGKARGELSAASLLSGIAKQFGEGSGRAGPLREYGAAGMADLDYDKTFEAHDRGSILVFAVYQAFLAIADRRTDDLIQLATGGSGILPAGTLHPSLVERLTDEVAKTARQMLTMCIRALDYCPSVDITFGEYLRALITADRDAYPDDPLHYRLAFLESFRKWKLLPRDVRTISEETLAWSAPEDPSPSWLRGLLSKIDLGWNQKLKRAEIFALNDKNRYALWKAMHKAFASNQDLYKQFGLLPDLPRYNEDGTVMHAPKKGETTFDIYSVRPTRRVEPDGSFRVEVVAVIQQRIPVALDGTAMPQGMAKGDGFFWFRGGATIIIDPREGFEEIRYSIIKNTGSTDRQKRQAGSMAANYLSPLRALYFGGEVAEPFALLHASDGDDDHV, from the coding sequence ATGGCGGCAAGCGCCAGTCCCGTCTGCGCGTTCGACGATCAGGACCCGCAGGGCGGACAGGCGGTGGTTGCGGGGCGCGTCGCCTGGAACGCCGCGCCTGACTTCAGCCAGTTCGCGGCGGCGCGCAACAGGGTGGGCGCCAAGCAGGCAAACATCACGATCGCCCATCTCGATACCGGTTTCGACCCGAACCACGAGACTCTGCCGGCCGGGCTTCTTACAGCCCAGCAACGCAACTTCGTCGACGACGGGACCGGTCCGAACAACGCGACCGACCATGCTCCGGCCGGCACGCTCACCAGCAATCGCGGCCATGGCACCGGCACGCTCAGCCTGCTTGCCGGAAACAAGCTCGACGGCACGTCGCCGCATTGGCCGGGTTTCACCGATTTCGTCGGCGGCGCGCCGCTGGCGAAGATCCTGCCGGTGCGCATTGCCGACTGGGTGGTGCGGCTGACCACCGGCACCATGGTGCAAGGCATCGATTATGCGCGCCAGCAAGGCGCACAGGTGCTGTCGATGAGCATGGGCGGCCTCGCCTCGCAAGCCCTGGTCGACGCCGTCAACCTTGCCTATGACCACGGTCTGGTGATGGTCACGGCAGCGGGCAACAATTTCACCTTCACGCCAAGCAGCATCGTCTATCCGGCCCGCTACAACCGCGTGCTTGCGGCCTGCGGCGTGATGGGCGACGGGCGCGCCTATGCCGGCCTTGCGCTTGGCACCATGCAAGGCAATTACGGCCCGCCTTCCAAGATGAACACGGCGCTCGGCGCCTACACGCCGAACGTGCCCTGGGCCGAGATCGATTGCCGCAAGGTGGTCGACATGGACGGCAACGGCACCTCGGCGGCCACTCCGCAGGTCGCCGCCGCGGCTGCTCTGTGGCTGGCCGAGCATTGGGACGTGGTGAAGAATTATCCTCAGCCGTGGATGCGCATCGAGGCTGTACGCAAGGCGTTGTTCGCGAAGGCCTTGAAATCGACTGCCAAGATGGACGTGGCCGAGACGAAGGAAAAGATCGGGCAGGGCGTGTTGCGCGCTCTCGATGCGCTGGACTTCCTGCCACCGGCGGCGGGGGACCTGACGAAGCTCGCCCCCGCCACCTACACATGGAGCTGGCTCGACCTTCTGACCGGCGGGAATTCCTTGGCGGCGCCACCGCCGGCGACATTGCGGCAGCGAATGATGTTCGCGCTGGAGCTGACGCAGATGGCGCAACGCTCGACGGCGATCGAACAGGCGGTCGCCGACCCGGACGGCAATCCGGACCAGGTTTCGGCTGCGGCACGCAACCGCTTCCTCGAAGCCGCGCTCGACCAGGGCAATCCGTCGAAGCCGCTCAAGGCGTTTCTGGAAAGCTTGCTCGGCAGGCTAGGTGCCGGCGCAGCCGTTCCTGCGCCGATTACGGGCCCTGCGCCGGCCATCAAGCGCAAGCCGCGGCCGCTGCCGCCGCCGCAACGGCGCCTGCGCATCTACGCCCTCGATCCGTCGGTGGCCAAGCGACTGGATTCGGTTTCGGTGTACCAGGCGACGCTTTCGGTGCCGTGGGACGACGAGCCGGCGACGGACAAGCCGCTGCTGCCCGGTCCGATCGGCGAATATCTCGAAGTGGTGGATGTCGACCCCGCGTCCGACCGCATCTACGATCCGGTCGACCTCAACGACAAGGTGCTTCTGGCGCAGGACGGCCTGCCGCCTTCGGAAGGCAACCCGAAATTCCACCAGCAGATGGTCTATGCCGTCGCCATGACCACGATCGGCCATTTCGAGCGCGCGCTCGGCCGGCGGGCATTGTGGGCGCCGCATTATGCCGAGGCTCCCGGCCGGACCGGCGACATGACGGTGAAGGCGCACTACGTGCCGCGCCTGCGCATCTACCCACATGCCTTGCGCGCCGAGAATGCCTATTACAGCCCGGAAAAGAAGGCGTTGCTGTTCGGCTATTTCCCGGCGACCAGCAATGAGGGCGACGTTACCACGCCCGGAACAACGGTGTTTTCGTGCTTGTCCAGCGACATCGTTGCGCATGAGATGTCGCATGCGCTGCTCGACGGGCTGCATCGTCGCTTCCAGGAAGCGTCCAACCCGGATGTGCCGGCCTTCCACGAGGCCTTCGCAGACATCGTCGCGCTGTTCCAGCATTTTACGTTGAAGGAGCTCGTCGGCTTCGAGATCGGCAAGGCGAGGGGCGAATTGTCGGCCGCTTCGCTGCTCTCGGGCATCGCCAAGCAGTTCGGCGAAGGCAGCGGCAGGGCCGGGCCATTGCGTGAATATGGCGCCGCCGGGATGGCCGATCTCGACTACGACAAGACCTTCGAGGCGCATGACCGCGGCTCGATCCTGGTCTTCGCCGTCTACCAGGCCTTCCTGGCGATCGCCGACCGGCGGACCGACGACCTGATCCAGCTTGCCACCGGCGGCTCCGGCATCCTGCCGGCCGGAACCTTGCATCCGAGCCTGGTCGAGCGCCTGACTGACGAGGTCGCCAAGACCGCCAGGCAGATGCTGACCATGTGCATCCGCGCGCTCGACTATTGCCCTTCCGTCGACATCACCTTCGGCGAATATCTGCGTGCGCTGATCACCGCCGACCGCGACGCTTACCCGGACGATCCGTTGCACTACCGCCTGGCTTTCCTGGAATCTTTCCGCAAATGGAAGCTTCTGCCGCGCGACGTGCGCACCATCTCGGAAGAGACGCTTGCCTGGAGCGCGCCGGAAGATCCGTCACCTTCCTGGCTGAGGGGTCTGCTCAGCAAGATCGATCTTGGCTGGAACCAGAAATTGAAGCGGGCCGAGATCTTCGCGCTCAACGACAAGAACCGCTACGCGCTGTGGAAGGCGATGCACAAGGCCTTTGCCTCCAATCAGGATCTCTACAAACAGTTCGGCCTGCTGCCCGATCTGCCGCGCTACAACGAGGACGGCACGGTCATGCACGCGCCGAAGAAAGGCGAGACGACCTTCGACATCTACAGCGTGCGCCCGACACGCCGCGTCGAGCCGGACGGCTCGTTCCGCGTCGAGGTGGTGGCCGTCATCCAACAGCGCATTCCGGTCGCGCTCGACGGCACTGCGATGCCGCAAGGCATGGCCAAGGGCGACGGCTTCTTCTGGTTCCGCGGCGGCGCCACGATCATCATCGACCCGCGCGAGGGTTTTGAGGAGATCCGCTATTCGATCATCAAGAACACCGGCAGCACGGACCGGCAGAAGCGTCAGGCCGGGTCGATGGCGGCCAATTATCTGTCGCCATTGAGAGCGCTCTATTTCGGCGGCGAAGTGGCGGAGCCCTTCGCCTTGCTGCATGCCAGCGATGGAGACGACGACCATGTCTAG
- a CDS encoding cytochrome P450: MITLKYFAAVRAAQKSQRPVAEMPPFDINRLRSKDGIASRIAGFLLGDPRWLLALLRRFWPNLGFGNFLLVTKGADVRDILERGDEFETPYGPEMAELARGSNFILGMQDGAAYRQMKSAVLSAFPPAEVEAAVRPIAERHSRDIVTRATPGFDAIAGLMKIVPVRICRDYFGLEIDDETEFADWSIALSALFFSDPTANPTTRQLAVVGGDRLIKVIDRSIAAIRERPGKDDRPLARLVALMDQGRLSLPDIHSIMLGMVAGFVPTNVLAGGNCLDVILSRADARQAVDAAITAGDTGKLDRAIMEAMRFKPIWIGPWRYTRRDVVIGKGTRRERLVKAGTVVMPATLSAMFDPEIVQRPNEFDTSRPHRDYMVFGYGIHLCIGAEIARIQIGECVRALFSKPKLARARGRAGKLVNVGAYPASLKVDFERSPLCRTADQSMVTVVCPITRPMPLDAVRDKVADLGNPAIGEVRAALDEVGTIHFTSLAVVPTGKDEKTGTETGALVLEISGDGSTDEVIAAVAQSIGHRLRPILRNVCGLPDGGPLEDFLKKNHIDISPSFGSTAGLVFSGTPGHSVRRILAEAKLADSVREIVEKPRAGNGNAMDVLAEARRHVRCLGQFGWAFEPAESLLERPPGHWSQALTTTLLTPKMFATVAIVVLAFWRMTYVLVFGNPHGFTFANIAIAGAALLLSVLGLLAILLLFVGLCFLALRRLEDKDRPANTPVDIGALEKILAREDHAAQNNLTAISTMKPGILRRLALRLSFYLISISAQKVFRPGFLATINTIHFARWVLLPGTDRLVFFSNYGGSWESYLEDFIAKASAGLTGVWSNTEGYPRTRWLFLDGARDGDRFKRWARRQQVPTLFWYSAYPHLNTTRIRINSRIRRGIASATGNEARDWLSLFGSLPRPQARPADTTSLPESASAPLEELESGEIQSIFFGPFGALGHAHMLAIEVPDGLPAAKRKAWLDFVIDKTSFGDGVPAGRAMTVAFGPNGLRRLGLQGGVDDEPLDTFPVAFRQGMGTPERSRILNDTGPDAPDKWQWGSPKNPVDLVIVCYAETPATLKAEVAAMNRQTTGAGMSVAAELPLLVKRDGKRAVEHFGFVDGVSQPIVRGTARAAKGAAPMHLVAPGEFLFGYRDEHGFYPASPSVEAALDRTGILSQVRRNRQIPGQPPPPRDFGRNGTFLVMRQFEQHVELFDDYCRRAAIQAANETGDPAIDQRWVAAKMLGRWQDGSSLVRNPNGRPGRGIDNDFALGAEDPQGHACPLGSHIRRSNPRDSLGEDRDTQIRIGKRHRILRVGRTYEKKGKGGKTEKGLLFMCLNADIERQYEFIQQTWVSSNSFQGLVGETDPTIGARGGGGRFSIPSWEKVTVLKNVPQFVTTKGGGYFFMPSRSALRYMVSRL, from the coding sequence ATGATCACTTTGAAATACTTCGCCGCCGTCCGCGCCGCTCAGAAGAGCCAGCGTCCGGTCGCCGAGATGCCGCCTTTCGACATCAACCGGCTGCGCTCCAAGGACGGTATTGCTTCCCGCATCGCCGGCTTTCTTCTTGGGGATCCGCGCTGGCTACTGGCGCTGCTGCGCCGTTTCTGGCCGAATCTCGGCTTCGGCAATTTCCTGCTCGTCACCAAGGGCGCGGATGTGCGCGACATATTGGAGCGGGGCGACGAGTTCGAGACACCCTATGGGCCGGAAATGGCCGAGCTCGCCCGGGGCTCGAATTTCATTCTCGGCATGCAGGACGGCGCCGCGTACCGGCAGATGAAATCGGCCGTGCTGAGCGCGTTCCCGCCGGCGGAAGTCGAAGCCGCCGTCAGACCGATCGCCGAGCGTCATTCGCGCGACATTGTGACCCGCGCCACCCCCGGCTTCGATGCCATCGCCGGGTTGATGAAGATCGTGCCGGTGCGCATCTGCCGCGATTATTTCGGCCTCGAGATCGACGACGAAACCGAGTTCGCCGACTGGTCGATCGCGCTCAGCGCATTGTTCTTCTCCGACCCGACGGCAAACCCCACCACGCGCCAGCTTGCCGTGGTCGGAGGCGATCGCCTGATCAAGGTCATAGACCGCTCGATCGCCGCGATCAGGGAAAGACCCGGTAAGGACGACCGGCCGCTGGCCCGCCTCGTCGCGCTGATGGACCAGGGGCGGCTGTCGCTGCCCGACATCCATTCGATCATGCTCGGCATGGTCGCCGGCTTCGTGCCGACCAATGTGCTCGCCGGCGGCAACTGCCTGGATGTGATCCTGTCGCGAGCCGATGCGCGACAGGCGGTGGATGCGGCCATCACGGCCGGCGATACCGGCAAGCTCGATCGGGCGATCATGGAGGCCATGCGCTTCAAGCCGATCTGGATCGGGCCGTGGCGCTACACGAGGCGTGACGTGGTCATCGGCAAGGGCACGCGCCGCGAGCGCCTCGTCAAAGCCGGAACGGTGGTGATGCCGGCGACGCTTTCAGCCATGTTCGATCCGGAGATCGTGCAGCGGCCGAACGAGTTCGACACGTCGCGCCCGCATCGCGACTACATGGTGTTCGGCTACGGCATCCATTTGTGCATCGGCGCCGAGATCGCCCGCATCCAGATCGGCGAATGCGTCCGCGCCCTGTTCAGCAAACCGAAGCTGGCCCGCGCGCGGGGCAGGGCCGGCAAGCTGGTCAATGTCGGCGCCTATCCGGCGAGCCTCAAAGTCGATTTCGAGCGCTCGCCGCTTTGCCGCACCGCCGATCAGTCGATGGTGACGGTGGTCTGCCCGATCACCCGACCGATGCCGCTCGATGCGGTGCGCGACAAGGTCGCCGATCTCGGCAATCCGGCGATCGGCGAGGTCCGCGCTGCGCTCGACGAGGTCGGCACCATTCATTTCACCAGCCTGGCCGTCGTTCCGACCGGCAAGGACGAGAAAACGGGGACCGAGACCGGCGCGCTGGTGCTAGAGATATCGGGCGACGGCAGCACCGACGAGGTCATCGCCGCCGTCGCGCAATCGATCGGTCACCGGTTGCGGCCGATCCTCAGGAATGTCTGCGGCCTTCCGGACGGCGGGCCGCTGGAGGACTTCCTGAAGAAGAACCATATCGACATATCGCCCTCCTTCGGCAGCACCGCCGGCCTGGTTTTCTCGGGCACGCCGGGGCATTCCGTGCGGCGGATCCTGGCCGAGGCGAAGCTCGCCGACAGCGTGCGCGAGATCGTCGAGAAGCCCCGCGCGGGCAACGGCAATGCGATGGATGTGCTCGCCGAAGCGCGCCGGCATGTCCGCTGCCTCGGGCAATTCGGCTGGGCGTTCGAGCCCGCTGAAAGCCTGCTCGAACGGCCGCCCGGTCACTGGTCGCAGGCGCTGACGACGACGCTGTTGACACCGAAGATGTTCGCCACCGTGGCGATCGTCGTTCTGGCCTTTTGGCGCATGACCTATGTGCTGGTGTTCGGCAATCCGCATGGTTTCACCTTCGCCAATATCGCGATCGCCGGAGCCGCGCTTCTGCTTTCGGTGCTCGGCCTGCTGGCCATCCTCCTCCTGTTCGTCGGCCTCTGCTTCCTGGCGCTGCGGCGGCTCGAGGACAAGGACCGGCCTGCGAACACTCCGGTCGATATCGGCGCGCTCGAAAAGATCCTGGCCAGGGAGGATCATGCCGCACAGAACAACCTGACGGCGATCTCGACGATGAAGCCTGGGATCTTGCGGCGGCTGGCGCTGAGGCTCTCCTTTTATCTGATCTCGATATCGGCGCAGAAAGTATTCCGACCGGGCTTCCTCGCCACCATCAACACCATTCATTTCGCCCGCTGGGTGCTGTTGCCCGGCACCGACAGGCTGGTGTTCTTCTCCAACTACGGCGGCAGCTGGGAAAGCTATCTCGAGGATTTCATCGCCAAGGCTTCGGCCGGCCTGACCGGCGTGTGGAGCAACACCGAAGGCTATCCGCGCACGCGCTGGCTGTTCCTCGACGGCGCGCGCGACGGCGACCGCTTCAAGCGCTGGGCGCGGCGCCAGCAGGTGCCGACGCTGTTCTGGTACAGCGCCTATCCGCATCTCAACACCACGCGCATACGCATCAACTCCAGGATCAGGCGCGGCATCGCTTCGGCCACCGGCAACGAGGCTCGCGACTGGCTAAGCCTGTTTGGGTCCCTGCCGCGCCCGCAAGCGCGCCCGGCGGACACAACCAGCTTGCCCGAATCGGCGTCCGCACCGCTCGAAGAGCTGGAATCGGGGGAAATCCAGTCGATCTTCTTCGGGCCATTCGGTGCGCTCGGTCACGCGCATATGCTTGCGATCGAGGTGCCGGACGGTTTGCCCGCAGCCAAGCGCAAAGCGTGGCTCGATTTCGTGATCGACAAGACCAGCTTCGGCGACGGCGTGCCGGCCGGCCGCGCCATGACGGTGGCGTTTGGCCCGAACGGCCTGCGCCGGCTCGGGCTGCAGGGCGGCGTCGACGACGAACCGTTGGATACGTTTCCGGTCGCTTTCCGCCAAGGCATGGGAACGCCCGAGCGCAGCCGCATCCTCAACGACACCGGCCCCGACGCTCCCGACAAATGGCAATGGGGCTCGCCCAAGAATCCTGTCGACCTCGTCATCGTCTGCTACGCCGAGACGCCGGCCACGTTGAAAGCCGAGGTCGCGGCCATGAATCGACAAACGACGGGTGCCGGCATGTCCGTGGCAGCCGAGTTGCCGCTGCTGGTGAAGCGCGACGGCAAGCGCGCGGTCGAGCATTTCGGTTTCGTCGACGGCGTCTCGCAGCCGATCGTCCGGGGCACGGCGCGCGCCGCCAAGGGAGCCGCGCCCATGCATCTCGTCGCGCCAGGCGAGTTCCTGTTCGGCTATCGCGACGAGCATGGCTTCTACCCCGCCTCCCCATCGGTCGAGGCGGCGCTGGACCGCACCGGCATCCTTTCGCAGGTGCGGCGCAACCGGCAGATCCCGGGACAACCGCCTCCGCCGCGGGATTTCGGCCGCAACGGCACTTTTCTCGTCATGCGCCAGTTCGAGCAGCATGTCGAATTGTTCGACGATTACTGCAGGCGGGCCGCTATCCAGGCCGCAAATGAGACCGGCGATCCCGCCATCGATCAGCGCTGGGTGGCGGCAAAGATGCTCGGCCGCTGGCAGGACGGCAGCTCGCTGGTGCGCAATCCGAACGGGCGTCCAGGCCGTGGCATCGACAATGATTTCGCGCTCGGCGCGGAAGACCCGCAAGGGCACGCTTGCCCGCTCGGCTCCCACATACGCCGTTCCAATCCGCGCGATTCGCTCGGCGAGGATCGCGACACGCAGATCAGGATCGGCAAGCGCCATCGCATCCTGCGCGTCGGCCGCACCTATGAGAAGAAGGGCAAAGGCGGGAAGACAGAAAAGGGCCTGCTCTTCATGTGCCTCAACGCCGATATCGAACGCCAATACGAGTTCATCCAGCAGACATGGGTCTCGTCGAACTCGTTCCAGGGTCTTGTGGGCGAGACGGACCCGACGATCGGCGCGCGAGGCGGCGGCGGCCGGTTCTCGATCCCTTCCTGGGAAAAGGTCACTGTGCTCAAGAACGTGCCGCAGTTCGTCACCACCAAGGGCGGCGGCTATTTCTTCATGCCGAGCCGCTCGGCGCTGCGCTATATGGTCTCGCGGTTGTGA